The following is a genomic window from Salarias fasciatus chromosome 10, fSalaFa1.1, whole genome shotgun sequence.
GTAAGCCTCGGGTAAATATCTCCCGGTCCGTTCATGTCAGAACTGAGGTTTAGCACTCAGAGTGCTCAAATATGAACATATGTGCTCATTCttgaatgtgttgtttttacctCCAGGATGGACCTCGTGAAACATACGGGCGGCTGTCACTGCGGGGCTGTTAGATTTGAAGTATGGAGTTCACCAGACCTTCATGTTTTTCACTGCAAGTATGGCCAACAATTCCCTTCAGAATTTGATGGAAGGACAAAATCAAGACTTTAATACATTTTGTGATTAAAAACGAGTGCAATGCTGAGTTTAAGAGAGAAGAAATAAACTCCCGACTTTGCTTGAAGTGTCACACAATGCTGCTCGTATCATTTCAACACACTGAAACTTGTGTGTTTCTCCAGCTGTAGCATTTgtacaaagaaacaaaaccacCATTTCATCGTTcccaaaaaacactttacaCTTCTACAGGTAAGAAAAAGTGGATCACacagttttaattatttatcTCAATGATTAAGAAGTGGAATTGTGATGGGGTTGTTTTTTCCTCATCTCATTTCAGGGTGTGGATAATCTGACCACGTACACGTTTAACACTCacgttgctaaacacactttctgTAAGACATGTGGCGTTCAGAGTTTCTACAGTCCTCGCTCTAACCCTGACGGATACGGTAAGGTCTTAGGTTGCCATCTCTGGTCTCATGTGTTGTAAACTTGTTTCATCATCCCACTGTGTTTACTCCAAATAAATGTAGCTGTTTACTGCAAACTGATCAACCCAGCCTGCTCTTCAATGACCTATTTTTGTGAACCGTTCAATAAGTTTGATAACGTGTGGCTACAAATAACATGTGGCTATGTTATTTGTAATTCAAATAGCCAAGCTgtcttttgttgctgttttctctccaggtgttgctgctcactgtctggatccaggtaCTGTGCGCAGTGTCACAGAAGAGAAGTTTGATGGTGATAAGTGGGAAGAAAGCATGCAAGCTCACAAGACCATCAGGAATATGTCGAAACCCGAATgaaaaaaacggaattggggggaaaaaaaagaaagaatcaaaACTCAATCAGCATTGTCAGAAATATTCGTGTTTTGAAACgattttcaaaataatacaGTCTGAATCTTGAATGTACCTTAAATATAACCAGTGTGTTTTACAGTGCTTTGactaaaaacaataaaataatttctttacATAAAGGCAAAATGGTGCCGATTTTGTTGCACATTCAAAAATGATCATCAGCTTATCAAAAGTGCTTATGAAACATTCTGTCTGCTACGATCAACGAGGAATCATACATCTGTAAACAGCTACAAAGTTCACTCCCACCTCTCCACTCAATTACATGAGAACAGGAAGTCCTCTGAATGGAACAATCAGTGCATGAGGACACGCTGGGCTCTCAATAGATCTTCAAGTTCTTCGGTCCCTGCGGGATCACTCGGAACGTGTTTATTAACATGTACCGGGAGAAAGTGATGTAGAGGTAACGGAACCACAGGAGCTGAGTGCGATGGCACAGCATGGCAGCCTGGAAAGGAACAAAGACAAAGATTTACAGGAAAAATATGACCTTTGGCAGGATTTTTGAAAATCTAACAGCTGCTTGTGGTCAGAATCTAAGAGCTGTGTGACAACGAGGCTCATTATACTGGTGTGAACTGACTCCTCGGCTTTCAACTAAGCTCTCCCTCCTTCAGCGCTTGACCTCACGGTAAAGTGCATGTGTCCAGTGAGAGGGTAGCGAAATGTCTTGCCAACAGACGATCTTGAGTTGGAAGCTTACTTTGGCTTGCTTGTACCCCTGTGAGCCTATAATGAAGCAGAGGCTTGAGGGCAGCAGCCAGCTGAGGGGAAGATCCAGGAAAGAGATGTACTTCCTGAGGAGGCCAACGGTCACCAGGGACAGCAGACAGCAGTCTGAGAGCAGAGACGAGAGAGGGAGTCGGGAGTTAATGCCGTTAAATGTTTACTCAAGAAGCAGACAATTAAAACAGGCCACTGTTCAGGCGCCACACTCAGGCTTTGTCTGCTTTAAAGTTCATGTGGAATCAGAATGTCTGGTACTTTGAAGCTTCAGTAAATTATCCCACACAGCCGACAGTATACCGCAAGTTTGAAATTCACAGCTGAAAAGTGTGGAGTCATGCTGAATGGCCAGGTGACAAGGATTAATCTGATCTCTCCTTAAGCATGTCGTAAGGCTGGTTGGACAGGTGAGTTGTCAATGACCACtataaaaacaaatatgacCGTCAGCCTCCCTGCTGTTTCTGAGACTGTTCTAGAAAGGTGAGGGATGTGAAGTTCTTTAGCTATGAGCAATGTTGTTGGTTTAGGCATCAGCACTGCAGCACAGCCCAGTGGGTTCTATCTCATAAACCATAAGTTTATTTCCATCATGCTGTCTACTGAGAGATTAATGTGTACATGTGCCCTGTGGGCTTTCATGCTTACCAACCCAGTAATGCAGTCAGCTTGTTGCAAcatgccccccacccccatcccacCACCACACATGCACTAAAACAACCTCCAACTATCCATCttcacaaggcaaacacagagtggcacaaagtcacacacacgGACAATTTATAGTCACCAGTTATTCTCAAACGCATGTTTTaagactgtggaaggaaaccacGGTGTCCAAGAAAAActtcacacagagagaacatgctaatgtcacacagaaaggcctgaaaCCAAAGACCCAACCCCAGTCTTGATGTGAGGCAATAGTGTTCACGGTTACACCACAGTATGACCTCAAAAGCAacccaaaaaaaatcaaaaatacgTGCTCTACAAGTCCGTCTCCGATAGATCGAATATGTCTGGACAGTAAAAACGTACACAGACCTTTACACCGATTGTGTGAGTTGCCAACACGTGATCTTATTGACCTTTCAAATGACA
Proteins encoded in this region:
- the cenpv gene encoding centromere protein V, whose amino-acid sequence is MDLVKHTGGCHCGAVRFEVWSSPDLHVFHCNCSICTKKQNHHFIVPKKHFTLLQGVDNLTTYTFNTHVAKHTFCKTCGVQSFYSPRSNPDGYGVAAHCLDPGTVRSVTEEKFDGDKWEESMQAHKTIRNMSKPE